A genomic window from Bacillota bacterium includes:
- the nadC gene encoding carboxylating nicotinate-nucleotide diphosphorylase, which yields MNSTIQLIKNALKEDMPHGDISTDSLFKDEISEARLIAKESGVLSGMNICQLTFLEVDPSLEFTVLFKDSCHVSKGEVIALVKGRTKSILKAERVALNFLQRMSGIATLTAKFVEKTKGTNAMILDTRKTTPTLRILEKQAVLDGGGKNHRMNLSEMVMLKDNHIQAAASITRAVEIVKSKIPSSMKIEVEVETIEGFIEALYTPCDIIMLDNMSLENMKKCVSLNQNKKKLEASGNMTLDRIEEVSKTGVDYISVGQLTHSYQSLDISLKF from the coding sequence ATGAATTCAACCATTCAACTCATTAAAAACGCTTTAAAAGAAGATATGCCTCATGGAGATATTTCAACCGATTCTTTGTTTAAAGACGAAATCTCTGAAGCTCGCCTTATCGCCAAAGAATCTGGCGTTCTTTCAGGCATGAACATCTGTCAACTCACGTTCTTAGAAGTGGATCCAAGCCTTGAATTTACTGTTTTATTCAAAGACTCATGCCACGTGTCAAAAGGAGAAGTTATCGCTTTGGTAAAAGGGCGTACTAAATCCATTTTAAAAGCAGAAAGAGTCGCACTTAATTTTTTACAACGCATGTCAGGAATCGCAACGCTTACTGCTAAATTTGTCGAGAAGACAAAGGGAACAAACGCTATGATTTTAGATACGAGAAAAACGACTCCTACACTAAGAATTTTAGAAAAACAAGCTGTGCTAGATGGTGGCGGGAAAAATCATAGAATGAATTTGTCAGAAATGGTTATGTTAAAAGACAATCACATTCAAGCTGCTGCTTCGATAACTCGTGCAGTTGAAATAGTAAAAAGTAAAATTCCTTCCTCGATGAAAATAGAAGTGGAAGTAGAAACTATAGAGGGATTTATCGAAGCCTTATACACACCATGCGATATCATCATGCTCGATAATATGTCACTAGAAAACATGAAAAAATGTGTTTCATTAAATCAAAACAAAAAGAAACTAGAAGCGAGTGGAAATATGACACTTGATCGAATTGAAGAAGTGTCAAAGACGGGAGTTGACTATATTTCGGTAGGTCAACTCACTCATTCGTATCAATCTTTAGATATTTCGCTAAAATTTTAG